From the Desulfovibrio sp. JY genome, one window contains:
- a CDS encoding HDOD domain-containing protein, translating into MITVSIDDVKDGMIAAEDVHGQEGSLVVPQGAALDQEHIRAMRAYGVRDVPIVSDEAQPEDTASQFAAVEARCRELLRPRFSAFDLDTPFGRTVFDLAAERAATQTLDAGAEWDALQSAACLLGPPPEQQLFSASAVDPASLVSDEVELATLPEVHARLLDALQSETTSSQELAACIGSDPGLTAKLLRLVNSPHYGSRTPIDSISRAASMVGLNELTTLAMGLAAVSAFDDIDPELWDMRAFWRHAAACGVYASLLAAECPGTSPERVFVGGLLADIGQLVILRKLPAAAGRALLLSRVEGLPIAVAEGVVLGFDHTAVGRALLTRWHFPQALTAMVADHLRPDGRPETRETALVHVADILATAWAWPAFSGEPVSALSEAAWFSLGIAEETLEQVAEDGDARIRGIESVFFAAAPLPRQ; encoded by the coding sequence GTGATTACGGTCAGCATCGACGACGTCAAAGACGGGATGATCGCCGCGGAAGACGTGCATGGGCAGGAGGGGTCCCTTGTCGTCCCCCAAGGCGCCGCGCTTGACCAGGAGCATATCCGGGCCATGCGGGCTTACGGCGTGCGCGACGTGCCCATCGTATCGGACGAAGCCCAGCCGGAGGATACGGCGTCGCAGTTCGCGGCGGTCGAAGCGCGCTGCCGGGAATTGCTGCGGCCGCGCTTTTCCGCTTTCGACCTCGATACGCCCTTTGGCCGAACGGTCTTCGATCTGGCCGCGGAGCGGGCCGCCACCCAGACCCTCGACGCCGGGGCCGAATGGGATGCGCTCCAATCCGCCGCCTGCCTGCTCGGGCCGCCGCCCGAACAACAACTTTTTTCCGCCTCGGCCGTCGATCCGGCCAGCCTTGTCTCGGACGAGGTGGAACTGGCCACCCTGCCCGAGGTGCACGCCCGCCTGCTCGACGCCCTGCAATCCGAAACGACCTCAAGCCAGGAGCTGGCCGCCTGCATCGGCAGCGATCCGGGACTGACGGCCAAGCTGCTGCGCCTCGTCAACAGCCCCCACTACGGCTCGCGCACCCCCATCGACTCCATCAGCCGGGCCGCGTCCATGGTCGGGCTCAATGAGCTGACCACCCTGGCCATGGGGCTGGCGGCGGTCAGCGCCTTCGACGACATCGACCCCGAACTCTGGGACATGCGCGCCTTCTGGCGGCACGCCGCCGCCTGCGGGGTGTACGCCTCGCTTCTGGCCGCGGAATGCCCGGGGACCTCGCCGGAGCGGGTTTTCGTTGGCGGCCTGCTGGCCGACATCGGCCAGCTCGTGATCCTGCGCAAGCTGCCGGCCGCCGCCGGCCGGGCCCTTTTACTGTCCCGGGTGGAAGGCCTGCCCATCGCCGTCGCGGAAGGCGTGGTGCTCGGCTTCGACCATACGGCCGTGGGCCGGGCGCTTTTGACGCGCTGGCATTTTCCCCAGGCGCTCACCGCCATGGTCGCCGACCATCTGCGGCCCGACGGGCGGCCCGAAACACGCGAAACCGCCCTTGTCCACGTTGCCGACATCCTGGCCACGGCCTGGGCCTGGCCGGCCTTTTCCGGCGAACCCGTTTCCGCCCTGTCCGAGGCGGCCTGGTTTTCCCTGGGCATCGCCGAAGAGACGCTGGAACAGGTTGCCGAGGACGGCGACGCCCGCATCCGGGGCATCGAATCCGTCTTTTTCGCTGCCGCACCTTTGCCACGCCAATAA